Proteins from a genomic interval of Paenibacillus sp. FSL R5-0623:
- a CDS encoding manganese-dependent inorganic pyrophosphatase: MEKALIFGHKNPDTDTICSAIAYADLKTKLGQDVEAVRLGEVNGETQFALDQFKIAAPRLIKTAANEVNKVILVDHNERQQSVSDIEEVTVVEVIDHHRIANFETSGPLYFRAEPVGCTATILNKMYKENGIEVSAPIAGLMLSAIISDSLLFKSPTCTEQDVAAARELAAIAGVDADTYGLDMLKAGADLSQKTIAELISLDAKEFVMGQSKVEIAQVNAVDVNDVLVKQPELEAAIEAIISSKGLDLFVFVVTDILNNDSVALAYGTSTKAVEKAYNVTLSDSRAILKGVVSRKSQIVPVLTEAFNTL, encoded by the coding sequence ATGGAAAAAGCGTTAATCTTCGGTCACAAAAATCCCGACACGGATACGATCTGTTCGGCAATTGCCTATGCGGATCTCAAAACAAAATTGGGTCAGGACGTTGAAGCTGTTCGTCTCGGCGAAGTCAATGGTGAAACCCAGTTTGCACTGGATCAATTCAAAATTGCAGCACCACGTCTGATTAAAACAGCTGCAAATGAAGTAAACAAAGTTATTCTGGTTGACCACAACGAGCGTCAGCAAAGTGTAAGCGATATTGAGGAAGTGACTGTTGTTGAAGTTATCGACCATCACCGTATTGCTAACTTTGAGACAAGCGGACCTCTGTATTTCCGTGCAGAGCCTGTAGGTTGTACCGCAACCATTTTGAATAAAATGTACAAAGAAAATGGCATCGAAGTGAGTGCACCGATTGCTGGCCTGATGCTGTCTGCAATTATCTCCGACTCCCTATTGTTCAAATCCCCGACTTGCACAGAGCAGGACGTAGCCGCTGCACGTGAACTGGCTGCCATTGCTGGTGTAGATGCAGACACATATGGTCTGGACATGCTGAAAGCCGGCGCGGATCTGAGCCAAAAAACAATTGCTGAACTAATCTCCCTGGATGCCAAAGAATTCGTAATGGGTCAATCCAAAGTGGAAATTGCACAGGTTAATGCCGTTGACGTGAATGATGTTCTCGTGAAGCAACCTGAGCTTGAAGCAGCTATTGAAGCGATCATTTCCAGCAAAGGTCTCGATCTGTTTGTATTTGTCGTAACAGACATTCTGAACAACGATTCCGTAGCTCTGGCATATGGTACATCCACTAAAGCAGTGGAGAAAGCCTACAATGTAACGCTGTCTGATAGCAGAGCTATCTTGAAAGGCGTAGTATCACGCAAATCACAAATTGTACCGGTCCTAACGGAAGCATTCAACACGCTGTAA
- the infC gene encoding translation initiation factor IF-3, whose protein sequence is MIKNEKIKAAEVQLTGLNGEDLGVMSTQEALLLAKQHKVDLVCLSLMTSPPPCKLIGAGAAKAEAQQAKKKASKSPDKRKVKEIRLNLAMEDHDRDTKQSQAERILKKGDSVKLVIQVHGAKEGVAGKEWAEQLSKSLAEFGSKTTGVQVSGKQVVVQLDPIA, encoded by the coding sequence ATGATCAAAAATGAAAAGATCAAAGCGGCCGAAGTGCAGCTTACGGGTCTAAATGGTGAAGATCTGGGTGTGATGTCCACGCAGGAAGCACTTCTACTTGCGAAGCAGCATAAGGTAGATCTAGTGTGCTTGTCCTTGATGACGAGTCCGCCACCGTGCAAGCTGATTGGAGCTGGAGCGGCCAAAGCTGAAGCGCAGCAGGCGAAGAAAAAAGCGAGTAAATCCCCCGATAAACGTAAAGTAAAGGAAATTCGCTTGAACCTTGCAATGGAGGATCATGACCGGGATACGAAGCAATCTCAAGCGGAGCGAATTCTGAAGAAGGGGGATTCGGTAAAACTCGTCATCCAGGTGCATGGAGCCAAAGAAGGAGTTGCAGGCAAGGAGTGGGCTGAGCAACTGAGTAAATCGTTGGCTGAATTCGGTAGCAAAACGACAGGTGTTCAGGTAAGTGGTAAACAGGTTGTTGTGCAACTGGACCCGATTGCTTAA
- a CDS encoding protein-glutamine gamma-glutamyltransferase → MIIVANQLAQLNRSEWSDFEWYWLQQLQDRPTRYVYQSMDHLRFEWDLRGSLVDAAEGLDRSGVSFASFEKSRCNPAYWNRNAEGGFELRSNVTPADGIRDIWRNGHLYAFECATATVIVLYGGVLGSIREDAFNSLFRNLLLFDWHYDSDLRLTEKNGSETALPGDVLYFKNPDVSPETPEWQGENTFMLRENWYYGHGIGIARGEDIIRTLNQFRVPGSRVSAYLMDMVIYPDFFYLSRFAKNNQNNMAAGSTPVLPGQLYVRLGGSRYLRS, encoded by the coding sequence ATGATCATTGTTGCTAATCAACTCGCCCAGCTGAACCGCTCGGAATGGTCTGATTTTGAATGGTATTGGTTACAACAACTCCAGGATCGTCCTACAAGGTATGTGTACCAATCCATGGATCATCTTCGTTTTGAGTGGGACTTGAGGGGCTCTCTCGTAGATGCAGCGGAAGGATTGGATCGAAGTGGTGTGAGTTTTGCATCCTTTGAAAAGTCCAGATGTAATCCTGCCTACTGGAATCGTAATGCGGAAGGTGGGTTCGAACTAAGATCAAACGTGACCCCCGCCGACGGTATCCGGGATATCTGGAGGAATGGACACTTATATGCCTTTGAATGTGCAACAGCTACCGTTATTGTGCTGTATGGTGGCGTGCTGGGAAGCATTCGCGAAGACGCCTTTAATTCCCTGTTTCGCAATCTGTTACTCTTCGACTGGCATTATGACAGTGACCTGCGATTAACCGAAAAAAACGGTAGCGAAACCGCCCTGCCAGGAGATGTGCTGTATTTCAAGAATCCGGATGTTTCTCCGGAAACTCCCGAGTGGCAGGGAGAGAATACGTTCATGCTGCGCGAGAACTGGTATTACGGACACGGCATTGGTATTGCACGCGGCGAAGATATTATACGTACCCTGAATCAGTTCCGCGTTCCAGGTAGTCGGGTCTCCGCCTACTTGATGGATATGGTGATCTATCCGGACTTCTTTTATTTATCCCGATTCGCCAAAAACAACCAGAATAATATGGCCGCTGGTTCTACGCCTGTATTACCCGGACAGTTATATGTACGACTTGGTGGCAGCCGTTATTTACGCAGCTGA
- a CDS encoding PAS domain S-box protein: protein MSKSITESRSLFEQLYTHAPIGIAVASHVNGRWLQLNPAFCEMLAYSEDELIDTSVIHMIYEEDLHMEDFRSKFWEMTHETSPMYETEVRLKRKDGSLLWATISACIVRDETNGEPLYLLVQAADITKQKDAEEILIVQRKQLEESSRISRLLAESSLDLIAIHDADSSRTFKYVSNACKSMLGYELEEVIGKPGTFVIYPEDVPLVEAYVEEQRKGLAPKRLNYRLLHKDGSTVWADTITHYVYDDSGELMEMIAVTRDITASQQQQLSMQEYRSLFDCNPLGVASLDLEGNLLKANMGQEQLTGHTKEELLSRPFDHLIDPVDLEKTRYHFEETVKGNAQSYEVGLIHKNGQRIETNVINVPIILEEKVVGVYGITSDITESKRYVEEIENLSYERALILNGMSEGVIGLDLDGNLNFANPAAAEIMNFCPSEMNGKPLEQMMIQMQSDGIPYPSKDTPILQAVREGRGLPRTESVFWRQDGSSFLAEFQLKPIMDQGRTRGAVLVFRDMTSVKDIIRAKEAAEHADRAKSEFLAIMSHELRTPLNGIMGMAHLLMETELDDEQKGFTEIMIDSGESLLYILNEILDFSKIEAGKMDLERAPVDIKAMLGGVIELFALKASEKNIELYCEMSDHIPERIRGDETRIRQILINLVGNAVKFTEQGRIKVSVGADFSDEHGQDKLMLTFKVRDTGIGIPIEKQHQLFQSFSQLDPAINRKFGGTGLGLAISKKLVELMGGAIGVQSEIGEGAEFQFTLVVERWLEESNDPIKITANDELQLDRASLAHDIKILIAEDQTVNSHLLEEMLRKFGGVCDIVENGAQAVDSLNKVQYDLVFMDIQMPVMDGIEATCHIRQSHPEIPVIAAITAFAGAGDREKCLKCGMQDFISKPFHSTEISRVLNTWVPYIRSQRIT, encoded by the coding sequence ATGTCGAAATCCATTACAGAGAGCCGATCTCTGTTTGAACAATTGTATACGCACGCACCAATCGGCATTGCTGTCGCATCGCATGTAAATGGACGGTGGTTGCAGCTTAATCCTGCATTTTGCGAGATGCTTGCATACAGTGAAGATGAACTGATCGATACGTCGGTCATACATATGATCTACGAAGAAGATCTGCACATGGAGGATTTTCGCAGCAAGTTTTGGGAAATGACCCATGAAACAAGTCCGATGTACGAGACAGAGGTTCGTCTGAAACGAAAGGACGGTTCGTTATTATGGGCAACCATTAGTGCCTGCATTGTTAGGGATGAAACGAATGGTGAGCCCTTGTATTTGCTGGTACAAGCTGCTGATATTACGAAACAAAAAGATGCAGAGGAAATCCTCATTGTGCAACGTAAACAATTGGAAGAGAGCAGTCGCATCTCTCGGCTGTTGGCGGAGTCTTCACTAGACCTGATTGCAATACATGATGCCGATTCTAGTCGTACATTTAAATATGTATCAAATGCATGTAAAAGCATGTTGGGCTATGAGCTGGAAGAAGTTATAGGTAAGCCGGGAACATTTGTTATCTATCCGGAGGATGTCCCTTTGGTTGAAGCGTACGTAGAAGAGCAGAGAAAGGGTCTGGCTCCCAAACGGCTCAATTATCGCCTGCTACATAAGGATGGATCTACGGTATGGGCAGATACGATTACGCACTATGTATATGACGATTCAGGTGAATTGATGGAGATGATCGCCGTAACCCGGGATATCACAGCCAGCCAGCAACAACAGTTAAGCATGCAGGAGTACAGATCGTTATTTGACTGTAATCCCCTTGGTGTGGCTTCTCTTGATCTGGAAGGCAATCTGCTGAAAGCCAATATGGGTCAGGAACAGTTGACGGGACACACCAAAGAGGAGCTGCTGAGTCGACCTTTTGATCACCTCATTGATCCTGTGGATCTGGAGAAGACTCGATATCATTTTGAGGAGACGGTGAAGGGCAATGCACAGAGTTACGAGGTAGGCCTAATTCACAAAAATGGGCAGCGAATTGAAACAAATGTGATTAATGTTCCTATTATCCTTGAGGAGAAAGTTGTCGGGGTCTATGGGATTACCAGTGACATTACAGAGTCCAAACGTTACGTCGAGGAGATCGAGAATCTTAGTTATGAACGGGCATTGATTTTGAATGGCATGTCTGAGGGGGTTATTGGACTGGACTTGGATGGGAATCTGAACTTTGCCAATCCGGCCGCTGCGGAGATCATGAACTTCTGTCCAAGTGAAATGAATGGCAAACCATTAGAGCAGATGATGATCCAAATGCAGAGCGATGGCATCCCATACCCATCCAAGGATACACCTATTCTACAGGCTGTTCGTGAGGGACGAGGTCTGCCGCGTACCGAATCTGTATTCTGGAGACAGGATGGGTCCAGTTTTCTGGCGGAGTTCCAATTGAAGCCGATTATGGATCAGGGTAGAACCCGCGGAGCAGTTCTGGTCTTCCGTGATATGACATCTGTTAAGGACATCATACGTGCCAAGGAAGCAGCAGAGCATGCAGACCGAGCCAAGTCCGAGTTTCTCGCCATCATGAGTCATGAGCTTCGTACGCCATTAAACGGCATCATGGGCATGGCCCATCTGTTAATGGAAACCGAGCTGGATGATGAACAGAAAGGTTTTACGGAAATTATGATTGATAGCGGGGAATCCCTTTTGTACATTTTGAACGAAATTTTGGATTTCAGCAAAATCGAAGCTGGCAAAATGGATCTTGAGCGCGCACCTGTAGATATTAAGGCGATGCTGGGCGGGGTGATCGAGCTGTTTGCACTGAAGGCATCAGAGAAAAATATTGAACTCTATTGTGAAATGTCGGATCACATTCCTGAACGCATTCGAGGGGATGAGACACGAATCCGGCAGATTTTGATTAATCTGGTGGGTAATGCCGTTAAATTCACAGAGCAAGGCCGCATTAAGGTGAGCGTAGGTGCTGATTTCTCAGATGAGCATGGTCAGGATAAACTGATGTTGACCTTTAAGGTGAGAGATACAGGGATCGGCATTCCAATAGAAAAGCAGCATCAATTGTTTCAATCCTTCTCACAGCTTGATCCGGCCATCAATCGCAAGTTTGGCGGGACAGGTCTAGGCCTTGCGATCAGCAAAAAACTGGTTGAGTTAATGGGCGGAGCGATTGGCGTACAGAGTGAGATCGGTGAGGGGGCAGAATTCCAGTTCACCCTCGTAGTGGAGCGGTGGTTAGAGGAAAGTAATGATCCGATCAAAATCACCGCGAATGATGAACTGCAATTGGATCGAGCTAGTCTTGCCCATGACATCAAAATTTTGATTGCTGAGGATCAAACGGTCAACAGTCATCTGTTGGAGGAGATGCTGCGCAAGTTTGGCGGAGTATGTGATATCGTTGAGAATGGTGCACAGGCCGTCGATTCTTTGAACAAGGTTCAATATGACTTGGTGTTTATGGATATTCAAATGCCAGTTATGGATGGGATTGAAGCGACCTGCCACATCAGACAGAGCCACCCAGAAATACCGGTTATTGCAGCGATTACAGCTTTTGCAGGCGCCGGCGACCGTGAGAAGTGTCTGAAATGTGGGATGCAGGACTTTATCAGCAAACCGTTCCATTCCACGGAGATTAGCCGCGTACTGAATACATGGGTTCCATATATTCGTTCTCAAAGGATAACGTAA
- a CDS encoding M3 family oligoendopeptidase, whose amino-acid sequence MKFSEYTYTRPNLEHIKTSFRELLSGFEAAATVEEQSGFMDQINALRSDFETQAQLVYIRYSIDTNDEFYKAENEFLDENAPIVQEYITDFYRALVNSKFRNELEQKWGSQLFQLADLSLKTFSPEIIEELQKENKLSTEYNQLIASAKIPFEGEERTLPQLHPFELSTDRSMRERASEARYTFMAEHEAEFDRIYDELVKVRTQIAKKLGYPSYVELGYDRMNRTDYNAEMVANFRAQVRDYIVPVATKLRERQRNRIDVDTLYYYDQGFSFKTGNPTPKGDADWIIEHGKKMYAELSPETDAFFQMMTENELMDLVSKKGKQGGGYCTFLNDYKVPFIFSNFNGTSGDIDVLTHEAGHAFQVYESRDFAVPEYNWPTYESAEIHSMSMEFFTWPWMQLFFKEDTDKYKFDHLSSGLLFIPYGVAVDEFQHFVYANPDATPTERKQAWRNIEKTYLPHINYKDNAYLEQGGFWHKQGHIFSSPFYYIDYTLAQICAFQFWKRSNEDMKSAWADYLTLCKAGGSLSFTGLVELAGLNSPFEDGCVSSVIGDIEAWLDGVNDKAL is encoded by the coding sequence ATGAAATTTAGTGAGTATACGTATACACGTCCGAATCTGGAACACATCAAGACATCTTTCCGTGAGCTGTTGAGCGGTTTTGAAGCTGCAGCAACGGTTGAAGAACAGAGTGGGTTCATGGATCAGATTAACGCGCTGCGCAGTGATTTTGAGACACAAGCCCAATTGGTCTACATCCGTTATTCCATTGATACCAATGATGAGTTTTACAAGGCGGAGAACGAATTTCTGGATGAGAATGCACCCATTGTGCAGGAATATATTACGGATTTTTACCGTGCACTGGTTAACTCCAAATTCCGCAATGAGTTGGAACAAAAATGGGGTTCACAGCTGTTCCAACTGGCAGATCTTTCACTGAAAACATTCAGCCCGGAAATTATTGAAGAACTCCAGAAGGAGAACAAACTTTCCACAGAATACAATCAATTGATCGCATCCGCCAAAATTCCGTTCGAAGGTGAAGAACGCACGTTGCCACAGCTTCATCCATTTGAACTGTCCACGGATCGCTCCATGCGTGAGCGTGCTTCGGAAGCCAGATACACTTTCATGGCTGAACATGAGGCTGAATTCGATCGCATTTACGATGAACTGGTTAAAGTACGTACGCAGATCGCGAAGAAACTGGGCTATCCAAGCTATGTGGAACTCGGCTATGATCGCATGAACCGTACAGATTACAACGCCGAGATGGTTGCCAACTTCCGTGCACAAGTTCGCGATTATATCGTGCCTGTGGCGACCAAGCTCAGAGAGCGCCAGCGTAATCGGATCGATGTGGATACATTGTATTATTACGATCAGGGCTTCAGCTTCAAGACGGGTAACCCGACACCTAAGGGTGACGCGGACTGGATTATCGAACATGGTAAAAAAATGTACGCTGAATTATCGCCAGAGACGGATGCATTTTTCCAGATGATGACCGAAAACGAGCTTATGGATCTGGTAAGCAAAAAAGGTAAACAGGGCGGCGGATATTGTACGTTCCTGAACGATTACAAAGTGCCGTTTATCTTCTCCAACTTCAACGGTACATCCGGTGATATCGATGTATTGACGCATGAAGCAGGTCATGCTTTCCAAGTGTATGAGAGCCGTGATTTTGCAGTGCCTGAATACAACTGGCCGACATATGAATCGGCTGAGATTCATTCCATGAGTATGGAGTTCTTCACATGGCCGTGGATGCAGTTGTTCTTCAAGGAAGATACGGACAAGTACAAGTTTGATCACCTGTCTTCCGGTCTGTTGTTTATTCCGTATGGTGTAGCTGTGGATGAATTCCAGCATTTTGTGTATGCGAACCCGGATGCAACTCCAACGGAGCGTAAGCAGGCATGGCGCAACATTGAGAAGACCTATCTGCCACACATCAATTACAAAGATAATGCGTATTTGGAGCAAGGTGGTTTCTGGCATAAGCAGGGTCACATTTTCTCATCGCCATTCTATTACATTGACTATACCTTGGCACAAATCTGTGCATTCCAGTTCTGGAAACGCAGCAATGAGGACATGAAGTCCGCATGGGCCGACTATTTGACATTGTGCAAAGCGGGAGGAAGCCTGTCCTTCACTGGATTGGTTGAACTGGCTGGATTGAACTCACCATTCGAGGATGGCTGTGTATCCTCCGTAATTGGCGATATCGAGGCATGGCTTGACGGCGTGAACGATAAGGCGCTGTAA
- a CDS encoding iron-containing alcohol dehydrogenase, with protein sequence MATHAYYVPPVNLMGRGCLQEAGQMIEQMGIRKALVVSDRQLITSGVAEQVLSILRKSGLDYVVYDEVQPNPTCQNVHDGLQVFQDHGCDAIISIGGGSPQDAAKGIGIVATNGGHIREYEGLHQSKHKSVPLVAFNTTAGTSSEVTINYVITDEERKVKMVMVDRNSLVSLSVNDPELMLSKPASLTAATGMDALTHAVEAMVTPGGFTVTSATAAAAVELIFEYLPRAVRDGSDLEAREHMTYACFLGGIAFNNAGLGYVHAMAHQLGGVYDLPHGVCNAMLLPYVEELNAKHVPGKFRHIAKAIGMDVKGRSDEECSDYVIEAIRQLSKEVGIPEKLSELGVKDPDVELLADNAMKDACAPGNPYQPSKDEVMDLFRKII encoded by the coding sequence ATGGCAACACATGCATATTATGTTCCGCCCGTGAACTTGATGGGTAGAGGTTGTTTACAGGAAGCAGGTCAGATGATTGAACAGATGGGTATCCGCAAGGCGCTGGTTGTAAGTGATCGTCAATTGATTACTTCAGGTGTTGCAGAGCAGGTACTGTCTATACTAAGAAAATCAGGGTTAGACTATGTAGTATATGATGAGGTTCAGCCTAATCCAACATGTCAGAATGTACATGATGGACTACAAGTATTCCAGGATCATGGCTGTGACGCCATTATATCGATAGGCGGAGGTTCACCGCAGGATGCTGCCAAAGGGATTGGTATTGTAGCTACGAACGGTGGGCATATCCGTGAATATGAAGGACTGCATCAATCGAAACATAAGTCCGTACCACTTGTGGCTTTTAACACAACAGCGGGCACATCGAGCGAGGTGACAATTAACTACGTGATTACAGATGAGGAACGTAAAGTGAAGATGGTGATGGTAGACCGCAACAGTCTGGTCTCCCTGTCGGTTAATGATCCGGAGCTGATGCTCAGCAAACCTGCAAGTCTCACAGCGGCAACAGGAATGGATGCCTTGACCCATGCCGTAGAAGCGATGGTTACACCGGGTGGATTTACAGTGACAAGTGCGACAGCTGCAGCAGCTGTTGAACTGATCTTTGAATATTTGCCAAGAGCCGTGAGAGACGGCAGTGATCTGGAAGCGCGGGAACATATGACGTATGCGTGTTTCCTTGGCGGGATTGCGTTTAATAATGCGGGTCTGGGTTATGTTCATGCGATGGCACATCAACTGGGTGGCGTATATGATCTGCCGCACGGTGTGTGTAACGCAATGTTACTCCCCTACGTGGAAGAGTTGAACGCCAAGCATGTACCCGGCAAATTCCGTCATATTGCTAAGGCAATTGGTATGGATGTGAAAGGCAGAAGCGATGAGGAGTGTTCAGATTACGTCATTGAGGCCATACGTCAGCTATCGAAGGAAGTCGGGATCCCTGAGAAACTGTCTGAACTGGGTGTAAAAGATCCCGATGTGGAACTGCTTGCCGATAACGCGATGAAAGATGCCTGTGCACCAGGCAATCCCTATCAACCGTCCAAGGATGAAGTGATGGATCTGTTCCGCAAAATTATATAG